In a genomic window of Gloeothece verrucosa PCC 7822:
- a CDS encoding putative Ig domain-containing protein, with protein sequence MVTSINRSRSEFHDLVITRMDAPGNPNYAIPKRVMLIRPNPLDESNDLLFIDQVPVPRDAWTYDAHDKTLRWQGLFGGGQLHLYASGRGAVGVIGGADRAISVRAGARAQFICSVALNSGATYESQNNAIVGFTWDTSSPAWKSATWVQDRLLLTYTVTQGSSIEPPTFTWEFEDKQTESIPWEPSLGSFEASLSLGQQQGLMVWNLVFKSNVPPDQDIGLSSPEPDTVYPYWMQAREDAAASTINGVLQIDDLAPKGTLVGMQGKRVASMVAGYYHVSPDKAPFAVFDGRLHLNGKPVADSYMLGNTLYWRGLDRKHQKRLGLPAEGKLLFSKNGSLANDPHNTLTVRRLSANSTHNQIAKHCDLHPKIHDILLSQVASLADTSPNIYGLLAMTPFAQNTQGEWGDVVQSAVRQNLSEIMNSYISEDIWKLLFPNVNQPILSGELAEIANSPVSGIGDPTAWYKTLGTAVMTQGLANGSDSNTKNLNGPRAAAWLKQEVANSKVYQVHGQKLFQYQWGQRFPQTADYISDQITNAATYEATIDSQIKSSINDINTNVVADGSSPDLKQNLIKEVQAVGEYAKTNKLFWAFAYYTYNTAPAILANIAIQIGINTGSSDGTTLTRLFQQNITVLTALDPSGYFAQQYNKTINIFLATNILPSMYGFTGDAESFELIKEYLQTFVQQNIANEDQQIADAATQIKNILDEKDADEILKASIETLRTFAEAIQDTLALPYIANRWVNWFSSTFPRFSKIANIFGSVFIGGITGLAIFNLFSTYKSWDKLTAGEKAEVILDTVQLGLQILAAVVKRGVRLYAIFQVDGMSFWQRSAAVNRILVEGEASRLDEGLVNISNRTARWLGDTAGSIEMRDEITLLLNIGDNDLEEVSWTIRIFGRNLDEFIATRVGPILILAGIGLSIYFITTGETGVALGADIVNIVGGVLTLFALVGTWAVEGGLIVADGVLAGIIAFAGPLAIIAALVGVALVLYELFQKPPDPVKEFVDQYAKPAGFYVDSKASSIDYVIPYAAKEQNNLLMLGFTLSPDIFIDGIIFIPSGKIMIANADGSLSLGSATSLPDTVWQSQTDGLGMSQIFTLIEKDKTEGPIGVLLSLMSDYTVSFQPRMSSSQTKSQAASGKPTILTQTWLSHPQTHAVTTNDDTDLVSLDLKFQPVMPDQNGNYHPSQAGGWLITTTSGVGYSANQGSLFNLKMSGLAPNFMTMSDISFILNSTPSQQQKFGPRFGINPSTPFTYSLTGGLPSFLSFSKETGTFSPNGQTANQAIKSNNSLTISNALGNESVNFTITVA encoded by the coding sequence ATGGTAACTTCAATCAATCGTTCTCGCTCTGAATTTCATGACTTAGTCATTACTCGCATGGATGCACCAGGTAATCCTAATTATGCCATCCCAAAACGAGTGATGTTAATACGCCCAAATCCATTAGACGAAAGTAATGATCTCCTATTCATCGATCAAGTGCCAGTACCGCGCGATGCTTGGACTTACGATGCCCATGACAAAACTTTACGTTGGCAAGGATTATTTGGTGGAGGTCAGTTACATCTTTATGCTAGTGGTCGTGGTGCTGTCGGGGTTATTGGTGGTGCAGACAGGGCTATATCGGTAAGGGCTGGCGCACGGGCACAATTCATTTGCTCTGTTGCTTTAAATTCTGGCGCTACTTATGAAAGCCAAAATAATGCAATTGTCGGTTTTACTTGGGATACATCTTCTCCGGCGTGGAAGTCAGCAACTTGGGTTCAAGACAGATTATTGTTAACTTATACAGTAACTCAAGGCAGTTCAATCGAACCACCAACTTTTACATGGGAATTTGAAGATAAACAGACAGAATCTATCCCTTGGGAACCTAGTTTAGGCTCTTTTGAAGCCAGTCTTAGTTTAGGTCAACAGCAGGGGCTAATGGTATGGAATTTGGTATTTAAGTCCAATGTGCCTCCAGATCAAGATATCGGTTTATCTAGCCCTGAACCAGATACTGTTTATCCCTATTGGATGCAGGCAAGAGAAGACGCGGCGGCTTCTACCATCAACGGTGTATTACAAATTGATGATCTTGCCCCCAAAGGCACGCTAGTCGGGATGCAAGGTAAACGGGTTGCTTCAATGGTAGCTGGTTATTACCACGTATCACCTGATAAAGCACCCTTTGCTGTCTTTGACGGACGTTTGCATCTCAATGGTAAGCCTGTGGCCGATTCCTATATGTTAGGCAATACCCTATATTGGAGAGGGCTTGATCGCAAACATCAAAAACGATTAGGATTACCCGCAGAAGGTAAGCTTCTATTCAGTAAAAACGGATCTCTTGCTAATGACCCCCATAACACATTGACTGTGCGGCGCTTATCAGCTAATTCGACTCATAACCAAATTGCTAAACACTGCGATCTTCACCCAAAAATTCATGACATCCTCCTCTCACAGGTAGCCTCTTTAGCCGATACCTCGCCGAATATATACGGTTTGCTGGCTATGACCCCGTTTGCACAAAATACTCAGGGAGAATGGGGTGATGTTGTTCAATCTGCTGTGAGACAGAACTTAAGTGAAATAATGAATTCTTATATCTCAGAAGATATTTGGAAACTGTTATTTCCTAATGTGAACCAACCTATTTTAAGCGGAGAATTAGCAGAAATTGCCAACTCGCCGGTATCAGGTATAGGAGATCCCACAGCCTGGTATAAAACTTTGGGGACTGCCGTAATGACTCAAGGATTGGCTAATGGTTCGGATTCAAACACCAAAAATCTCAACGGTCCGCGTGCCGCCGCTTGGTTAAAACAAGAAGTAGCCAATTCTAAAGTGTACCAAGTTCATGGGCAAAAGTTATTTCAGTACCAATGGGGTCAACGCTTCCCACAGACGGCTGATTATATCTCAGATCAAATTACCAACGCCGCTACCTATGAAGCAACTATCGACAGTCAAATCAAAAGTTCTATTAATGATATTAATACCAATGTGGTAGCAGATGGGTCATCTCCGGACCTCAAACAAAACTTAATTAAAGAAGTACAAGCCGTTGGTGAGTATGCGAAAACCAATAAACTTTTTTGGGCTTTTGCTTACTATACTTATAATACCGCCCCTGCCATTCTTGCCAATATTGCGATTCAGATCGGCATCAATACCGGATCGAGTGATGGAACTACACTAACGCGACTATTTCAGCAAAATATTACGGTACTGACTGCTTTAGATCCGTCGGGATATTTTGCTCAACAGTACAATAAAACGATCAATATCTTTTTGGCTACTAATATTTTGCCTAGTATGTACGGATTTACAGGAGATGCAGAAAGCTTTGAGCTAATTAAAGAATACCTACAAACTTTTGTTCAACAAAATATTGCCAACGAAGATCAACAAATTGCCGATGCCGCCACTCAAATTAAAAATATTTTAGATGAAAAAGATGCAGATGAAATTCTTAAAGCGTCGATCGAAACCTTGCGTACATTTGCCGAAGCCATTCAAGATACTTTAGCACTTCCCTACATAGCTAACCGATGGGTCAATTGGTTTTCAAGTACCTTTCCTAGGTTCTCAAAAATCGCTAACATCTTTGGCAGTGTATTCATTGGCGGAATTACCGGTTTAGCTATTTTTAATCTTTTCTCGACCTATAAAAGTTGGGACAAACTCACTGCCGGAGAAAAAGCAGAAGTCATCCTTGATACGGTGCAATTGGGTCTACAGATATTAGCCGCAGTTGTTAAACGCGGAGTCAGGCTTTACGCCATTTTTCAAGTAGATGGGATGTCTTTTTGGCAACGCAGTGCAGCAGTTAATCGTATTTTGGTTGAGGGAGAAGCCAGCCGGCTTGATGAAGGTTTAGTGAATATATCTAACAGAACTGCTCGTTGGCTGGGAGATACGGCTGGTTCAATAGAAATGCGAGACGAAATAACATTGCTGCTTAATATAGGCGACAATGATCTAGAAGAAGTATCCTGGACAATCAGAATATTTGGTCGCAACCTAGATGAGTTTATTGCCACCCGTGTCGGTCCGATTTTAATTCTTGCTGGTATCGGTTTGAGCATCTACTTTATTACTACTGGAGAGACGGGGGTAGCCCTTGGGGCAGATATTGTTAATATTGTTGGTGGTGTGCTAACTTTATTTGCTCTAGTCGGCACTTGGGCTGTTGAAGGAGGATTAATTGTCGCCGATGGCGTTTTGGCAGGAATAATTGCTTTTGCCGGACCTTTAGCTATTATCGCTGCATTAGTAGGGGTTGCTTTGGTGCTGTACGAACTATTCCAAAAACCACCCGATCCCGTTAAAGAATTTGTTGATCAATATGCTAAACCTGCGGGATTTTATGTCGACTCTAAAGCCAGTAGTATTGACTATGTGATTCCCTATGCCGCCAAAGAGCAAAATAACCTGTTGATGCTCGGATTCACTTTATCGCCTGACATCTTCATTGATGGGATAATATTTATCCCTTCTGGCAAAATTATGATCGCTAATGCTGATGGTTCTTTATCTCTAGGTTCTGCTACTTCCTTGCCGGATACTGTTTGGCAATCTCAAACTGATGGCTTAGGGATGAGTCAGATTTTTACTCTGATTGAAAAAGACAAAACCGAAGGCCCCATAGGCGTTTTACTCAGCCTGATGAGCGACTATACTGTTTCCTTCCAACCGAGAATGAGTTCTAGTCAAACCAAATCGCAAGCCGCAAGTGGCAAACCTACGATACTGACGCAAACTTGGTTGAGTCATCCTCAAACTCATGCAGTGACAACTAACGATGATACAGATCTAGTTTCCTTAGATTTAAAATTTCAGCCTGTAATGCCCGATCAAAACGGCAATTACCATCCATCACAAGCTGGCGGTTGGTTAATCACAACCACTTCAGGAGTGGGTTATAGTGCAAATCAGGGTAGTCTATTTAACTTAAAAATGTCTGGTCTAGCTCCGAATTTTATGACCATGAGCGATATAAGTTTTATCCTCAATAGTACCCCATCCCAACAGCAAAAATTTGGACCACGCTTTGGTATTAATCCCAGTACGCCGTTTACCTATTCTTTAACAGGAGGCTTGCCCAGTTTCTTAAGTTTTAGTAAAGAAACAGGCACTTTTAGCCCTAATGGCCAAACTGCTAATCAAGCAATTAAATCGAATAATTCTTTGACAATTAGTAACGCTCTAGGTAATGAATCTGTTAATTTCACCATTACTGTAGCTTGA
- a CDS encoding Hint domain-containing protein, giving the protein MTTYSEYQEKFAQILKNSVLRSLQTFTCSSSVNLNPLINALIDSLPYYGDHDWNTAHKTALANLLAINLPNNSIAPHPDEQGPFYAYYRSTYYYNGSYSGYRDAFFHGISQSGSGEKVAALVEQVNRSLNGAWWGNYAVAVLTDAIKQKVSVSLDTSKLSQDLTNYNNSFKSALSASFLAVFETGYPPTSIAFRAIEATGEMKQASLVLYSAIADGQFTANINQGISTGGDSTNAATWFLFNLWIALKALGYDNVDAAITQYKNHGLKVPIEVDSRSWWTGGYISWYSPLSGADLIAEASATITAAMPEEELTVFSGSPYPATTNVNTPNGYSYSFSNWGSLNRYLPHSSSCFGKGTLVLMADGSAKPIESIQIGDKVLSNLGPRQVVLIEKPLRANRTLYSINNLNLFASSAHPFRGADQCGPMRYAIDPWALIDGIPTMTAKGVGKLEKNIQLLGIRNNQPTAIEVEQINSHPTTDENEIVYDLLLENWEKGYATYYVGGLETYFAVDAETADPLHDLGVTMAIVTAMEMLRPACWEHISEPHLEIPRILSAVNISDLPQLIRKAFRPFFGGKKKQRLSIPKQDFYMRNSEWDAHTSLLEYYLVREYGRWIRSELATGWRTDNALPSMTNHLAIGLFDLELIGDPIMANSEVLIELEVNGVQFMGSNMPHIITLPLQTKPVWNIRFDRIVNMGRVLTTSPSPMLIGRIKLNQKTFSHFRSAIPKNLQSTTRADHFIFNQDGNIIGRICLDYRQLSAKDLHNQTVAAEQWTQKHIMLMAISLGRQLGYKILAQIEAHSVK; this is encoded by the coding sequence ATGACAACTTATTCCGAATATCAAGAAAAATTTGCTCAAATCCTGAAAAACTCTGTTTTAAGATCACTCCAAACATTTACTTGTTCTAGCAGTGTTAACCTAAATCCTCTGATCAACGCATTAATCGATTCCTTACCCTATTATGGGGATCATGACTGGAATACTGCCCATAAAACTGCTTTAGCTAACCTACTGGCAATTAATTTGCCTAACAATAGCATTGCTCCCCACCCCGATGAGCAAGGCCCTTTTTACGCCTATTATCGTTCAACTTATTATTACAATGGGTCTTATTCAGGTTATAGAGATGCTTTCTTTCATGGTATTAGTCAATCTGGTAGCGGAGAAAAAGTCGCTGCCCTGGTTGAACAAGTAAACCGTAGCTTAAACGGAGCATGGTGGGGTAATTATGCTGTAGCTGTTTTGACTGATGCTATTAAACAAAAAGTTTCTGTCAGTTTAGATACGAGCAAACTCTCACAAGATTTAACAAACTATAACAACAGCTTTAAATCAGCACTGTCGGCCAGTTTTTTGGCTGTTTTTGAAACTGGATACCCACCCACAAGCATCGCTTTTCGTGCTATAGAAGCTACAGGAGAAATGAAACAAGCGAGTTTAGTGCTATATAGCGCTATTGCTGACGGACAATTTACGGCCAATATTAACCAAGGGATTTCTACAGGAGGCGATAGTACCAATGCGGCTACCTGGTTTTTGTTTAATTTGTGGATAGCCTTAAAAGCGTTGGGATATGATAATGTCGATGCGGCAATCACTCAGTATAAAAATCATGGACTTAAAGTGCCGATTGAAGTCGATTCCCGTAGTTGGTGGACTGGGGGCTATATTAGTTGGTATAGTCCGTTATCAGGTGCTGATTTGATTGCGGAGGCTTCTGCTACAATTACGGCGGCAATGCCAGAAGAAGAACTAACCGTTTTTAGCGGCAGCCCTTACCCGGCGACGACGAACGTAAACACCCCTAATGGTTATAGTTATAGTTTTTCTAATTGGGGTTCTTTGAATCGATATCTACCCCATAGCAGTAGCTGTTTCGGTAAAGGAACTTTAGTGTTAATGGCCGATGGTAGTGCCAAACCCATAGAGTCTATTCAAATTGGCGACAAAGTGTTATCTAATTTAGGCCCTCGTCAAGTAGTCTTAATTGAAAAACCATTACGAGCTAATAGAACACTTTACAGTATCAATAATTTGAATTTATTTGCCTCGTCGGCTCATCCTTTCCGAGGTGCAGATCAATGTGGACCTATGCGTTATGCAATTGATCCTTGGGCTTTGATTGATGGTATTCCAACTATGACGGCTAAAGGTGTTGGTAAATTAGAAAAAAATATCCAACTTTTGGGGATTAGAAATAACCAGCCGACAGCCATTGAAGTTGAACAAATCAACTCACATCCAACAACTGATGAAAACGAAATAGTTTATGATTTGTTATTAGAAAATTGGGAAAAAGGCTATGCTACTTATTATGTAGGGGGTTTAGAAACTTATTTTGCTGTGGATGCAGAAACAGCAGATCCTTTGCACGATTTGGGTGTGACTATGGCAATTGTGACTGCAATGGAAATGCTCAGGCCAGCCTGTTGGGAACATATCAGTGAGCCGCACCTAGAAATTCCTCGAATTTTATCGGCTGTAAATATTTCCGATTTACCTCAATTAATTCGTAAAGCATTTCGTCCCTTTTTTGGCGGTAAAAAAAAGCAACGTCTATCAATACCCAAACAGGACTTTTATATGCGTAATAGTGAGTGGGATGCTCATACGTCATTATTAGAATATTATCTGGTTCGAGAATATGGGCGTTGGATACGCTCAGAGTTAGCAACAGGATGGCGCACCGATAACGCTTTGCCGTCCATGACAAATCATCTAGCAATTGGCTTATTTGATCTCGAATTGATCGGTGATCCAATTATGGCAAATTCTGAGGTTTTAATTGAGCTAGAAGTAAATGGTGTACAGTTTATGGGTAGCAATATGCCCCATATAATTACGTTACCTCTTCAGACAAAACCAGTCTGGAATATAAGGTTCGATAGAATAGTAAATATGGGTCGAGTATTAACGACTTCACCATCGCCAATGTTAATAGGAAGAATAAAGCTAAACCAAAAAACTTTTAGTCATTTTCGCTCTGCTATCCCTAAAAATCTACAGTCTACTACAAGAGCCGATCATTTTATCTTTAATCAAGATGGCAATATTATTGGCAGAATTTGCCTTGATTATCGTCAATTATCAGCCAAAGATTTACATAACCAAACAGTTGCGGCAGAGCAATGGACACAAAAGCATATTATGTTAATGGCAATTAGCTTAGGGCGACAGCTTGGCTATAAAATATTAGCTCAAATTGAAGCTCATTCCGTAAAGTAA
- a CDS encoding type III-B CRISPR-associated protein Cas10/Cmr2, translated as MYTIVTFAPIQPFIENSRKLRDLYGSSYILSLLSWAICQEAEKNNCSVISPATINIIQGMPNQIIIKGDFPEKKAETVFNKTWESVVESCRQWIEENVYQPGWYLYWERDWKNWINHCWEFFGCRENPEKVLLKCVNKSIR; from the coding sequence ATGTACACTATTGTAACCTTTGCGCCCATACAACCTTTTATAGAAAACTCTCGAAAACTTCGGGACTTATATGGAAGTTCTTACATACTTTCCTTATTATCCTGGGCAATTTGTCAAGAAGCAGAAAAAAACAATTGTAGCGTTATTTCTCCCGCGACTATCAACATCATCCAGGGAATGCCAAATCAAATTATAATTAAGGGAGATTTTCCCGAAAAAAAAGCCGAAACAGTCTTTAACAAAACCTGGGAATCTGTAGTCGAAAGTTGCCGGCAATGGATAGAAGAAAATGTTTATCAACCTGGATGGTATTTGTATTGGGAACGAGATTGGAAAAATTGGATTAATCACTGTTGGGAGTTTTTTGGGTGCAGGGAAAACCCGGAGAAAGTATTACTCAAGTGCGTCAACAAATCAATCAGGTAA
- a CDS encoding Cas10/Cmr2 second palm domain-containing protein: MGVFWVQGKPGESITQVRQQINQVKCKRNWTGINWHGESSTLSGIDAIAYPYLGSKPYSNTYQQEKDVIDDFYQRLRNKLGESFINATRDLIIPNEQKAERAKEYGESFIDVREELSIPELVKRLITHKVIVTNLHNRLQQQNILSSEENITQIAENLNPESFKDLNRRKKKKKSEKKEDQELYWTGWFLGDGDNAGKYLQSLGDLELKIEEQKSNEFSLQMREWGKQLKENENSYLPEGYYLKNKYIAGGRIIYAGGDDFLGILYYPNRQISANRCFKWLSNFKSQIWTQNDPKIITPSVGYVWVAPRVPQRDVLQHCREAEKSAKQGGRDRIAFRIVFNSGNYLEWICPWWLLDLKEQEKMPLKFVNNGKNLIENYQDRKQQKNWVHFYQDVATLQARHGFYVNPKTETIEINIALGLIEIYFGSEYKDIIADSSFWWNQTNQDGLQIFSGILGNGDLKKYQKNDQETKESKISNAVNQWVINLAKVGFYLTDETDKF; this comes from the coding sequence TTGGGAGTTTTTTGGGTGCAGGGAAAACCCGGAGAAAGTATTACTCAAGTGCGTCAACAAATCAATCAGGTAAAATGTAAAAGGAATTGGACAGGAATTAATTGGCATGGGGAAAGTTCTACCCTATCAGGAATTGATGCTATCGCCTATCCTTACTTAGGTTCTAAACCCTATTCAAATACCTATCAACAAGAAAAAGATGTCATCGATGACTTTTATCAGCGACTTAGAAATAAATTAGGGGAATCATTTATAAATGCTACTCGAGATTTAATAATTCCCAACGAGCAAAAAGCCGAACGTGCCAAAGAATATGGAGAATCCTTTATTGATGTACGGGAAGAGTTAAGTATTCCCGAACTGGTTAAGCGGCTAATTACTCATAAAGTCATTGTAACCAACTTACACAATCGTCTACAACAGCAAAATATTTTAAGCTCAGAAGAAAATATCACTCAAATAGCCGAAAATCTTAACCCAGAATCATTCAAAGATTTAAACCGACGTAAAAAAAAGAAAAAATCTGAAAAAAAAGAAGATCAAGAATTATATTGGACAGGATGGTTTTTAGGAGATGGAGATAATGCCGGTAAATATTTACAAAGCTTAGGTGATTTAGAGTTAAAAATTGAAGAACAAAAAAGTAACGAATTTAGTTTACAAATGCGGGAATGGGGCAAACAATTAAAAGAAAATGAAAATAGCTATTTACCAGAGGGATATTACTTAAAAAATAAATATATTGCCGGTGGTCGAATAATTTATGCAGGAGGAGATGATTTTCTAGGAATTCTTTATTATCCTAATCGTCAAATTTCTGCTAACCGATGCTTTAAATGGTTATCTAATTTTAAATCCCAAATTTGGACTCAAAACGACCCCAAGATTATTACTCCTAGTGTCGGTTATGTTTGGGTAGCGCCTAGAGTTCCCCAAAGAGACGTTTTACAACATTGTCGAGAAGCCGAAAAATCCGCAAAACAAGGAGGACGAGATCGCATAGCATTTAGGATAGTATTTAACAGTGGCAATTATCTAGAATGGATATGTCCTTGGTGGTTATTAGATCTCAAAGAGCAAGAAAAAATGCCACTAAAATTTGTTAATAATGGCAAAAACTTAATAGAGAATTATCAAGATAGGAAACAACAGAAAAACTGGGTACATTTTTATCAAGATGTAGCTACATTACAAGCGCGTCATGGCTTTTATGTCAATCCTAAAACAGAAACTATTGAAATTAATATTGCTTTAGGACTAATTGAGATTTACTTTGGCAGTGAATACAAAGACATTATAGCTGATTCTTCATTTTGGTGGAATCAAACTAATCAGGACGGCTTACAAATTTTCTCAGGCATCTTGGGCAACGGAGATCTAAAAAAATATCAAAAAAATGACCAAGAAACTAAGGAATCAAAAATAAGTAACGCCGTTAACCAATGGGTAATCAATTTAGCAAAAGTTGGGTTTTATTTAACAGATGAAACAGACAAATTTTAA
- a CDS encoding type III-B CRISPR module-associated Cmr3 family protein, giving the protein MFSYLIMIEPLGFLYGSSGRFLSPENLVGRSGTNFPPSAATFSGLFAAEYGNDAIQNLLVAGPFWGNTEKVGSEQNFYVPTPLTYLVSDGKIGPKLTWDSKKEGWFYDGKAPNDKFDQGTWIAITDWQNPTNVINPYNDNKKAWKFCPHLHPKLEKDQRIVIQQSDEDEQREGSLFLENAVQLNPDNCLVYLANRELESGWYRFGGEGHIVEVKCFELNEKIKELFQQKIETKFAIITPAVWGSNRLSYREPIYLQKGDKEKYKKSDPDSANQTVWELETLYTSRPIPFRYRLGDHEHQQKDGPKCLSRGRYAVPAGTVYVLKKALNKTWYEWDEEWFPKEGPSFKRWGCGLALPI; this is encoded by the coding sequence ATGTTTAGTTATTTAATAATGATAGAACCGTTAGGCTTTCTTTATGGAAGTTCAGGAAGATTTTTATCACCAGAAAACTTAGTCGGGAGATCGGGAACTAACTTTCCTCCAAGTGCGGCTACATTTTCAGGATTATTTGCGGCGGAATATGGCAATGATGCTATACAAAACTTATTAGTAGCTGGACCTTTTTGGGGTAACACAGAAAAGGTTGGAAGTGAACAAAATTTTTATGTTCCTACTCCTCTAACTTATTTAGTCAGCGATGGAAAAATAGGACCTAAATTAACTTGGGATAGTAAAAAAGAAGGTTGGTTTTACGACGGAAAAGCACCTAACGATAAATTTGATCAAGGAACATGGATAGCAATCACCGACTGGCAAAATCCCACTAATGTGATCAATCCTTATAACGATAACAAAAAAGCCTGGAAATTCTGCCCCCATCTTCATCCTAAACTAGAAAAAGATCAGCGAATAGTGATACAACAATCAGACGAAGATGAACAAAGAGAAGGGAGTTTATTTTTGGAAAACGCAGTACAGTTAAATCCTGATAACTGTTTAGTTTACTTAGCTAATAGAGAACTCGAATCTGGCTGGTATCGTTTTGGAGGAGAAGGACATATTGTTGAGGTAAAATGTTTTGAATTAAATGAAAAAATTAAAGAATTATTTCAACAAAAAATAGAAACAAAATTTGCTATTATTACCCCGGCTGTTTGGGGTTCAAATAGACTTTCATACCGAGAACCCATTTATTTACAAAAAGGGGATAAAGAAAAATATAAAAAATCTGACCCTGACAGCGCTAACCAAACAGTCTGGGAGTTAGAAACCCTTTATACTAGCCGCCCTATACCTTTTCGCTATCGTCTAGGAGATCATGAACATCAACAAAAAGACGGCCCTAAATGCTTATCAAGAGGACGTTATGCTGTACCTGCGGGAACAGTTTATGTATTAAAAAAAGCCCTAAATAAAACTTGGTATGAATGGGATGAGGAATGGTTTCCTAAAGAGGGGCCATCTTTCAAGCGCTGGGGATGTGGGTTAGCATTACCAATTTAA
- the cmr4 gene encoding type III-B CRISPR module RAMP protein Cmr4, whose amino-acid sequence MYHKAYGIIETLAPLHVGATAGEESGNLNLIFRDQFTQTGIIPGSSIRGRFRSETYLEQGEEAANDWYGNESETTESKVKFEYASIVWLPVFCPGQPVVWVSCPRLLKRYQRITGVNATIPELYTGSQTLQALTVEGKSMLFFNFGFLSVEKTEDFTPWFPDGEQLAAVVVGDDEIAMIHDMALYRQSRVRLEKDQKKVDTGGFFNTEALPEGTILIFAIAFKNQEDAEKWQPFNAKNSNEMYLGGLESIGFGHCKISLNL is encoded by the coding sequence GTGTATCACAAAGCTTACGGAATTATCGAAACCCTAGCGCCGCTTCATGTAGGTGCAACAGCCGGAGAAGAAAGCGGCAATTTAAACCTAATTTTCCGCGATCAATTTACCCAAACGGGGATTATACCAGGAAGTTCAATAAGAGGGCGCTTTCGGTCAGAAACTTATTTAGAACAAGGAGAAGAAGCCGCTAACGACTGGTATGGGAACGAATCAGAAACTACCGAATCAAAAGTAAAATTTGAATACGCATCTATAGTTTGGCTGCCCGTATTTTGTCCCGGTCAACCCGTCGTCTGGGTGAGTTGTCCCCGTTTACTCAAGCGCTATCAAAGAATCACAGGAGTTAACGCAACCATCCCGGAACTTTACACCGGTTCGCAAACTCTACAAGCTTTAACCGTTGAAGGGAAATCAATGCTATTTTTTAACTTTGGCTTTCTTAGCGTTGAAAAAACCGAAGATTTTACCCCTTGGTTTCCGGACGGAGAACAATTAGCGGCTGTCGTCGTAGGGGATGATGAAATAGCCATGATACATGACATGGCCTTGTATCGTCAGAGTCGAGTTCGCTTAGAAAAAGACCAAAAAAAAGTCGATACAGGCGGATTTTTCAATACAGAAGCTTTACCCGAAGGAACAATTTTAATCTTTGCCATTGCCTTCAAAAACCAAGAAGATGCCGAAAAATGGCAACCTTTCAACGCAAAAAACAGCAATGAAATGTATTTAGGTGGCTTAGAATCTATTGGTTTTGGTCACTGTAAAATTAGTTTAAATCTATAA